From Triticum urartu cultivar G1812 unplaced genomic scaffold, Tu2.1 TuUngrouped_contig_6369, whole genome shotgun sequence, a single genomic window includes:
- the LOC125530510 gene encoding hevamine-A-like: MATRSSLLQLLVVAVAAAQFFGSEAGGISIYWGQNGGEGTLAATCATGNYKFVNIAFLSHCVPTNGGCASLSSDVKSCQSNGVKVMLSIGGGAGGYYLSSSQDAKNVATYLWNNFLGGTSSSRPLGDAVLDGIDFDIEGGTPLHWDDLARFLKGYSNSGRRVYLTAAPQCPFPDAWVGGALNTGLFDYVWVQFYNNAPCQYTSGSTSNLADSWKQWLTVPAKQIFLGLPASPEAAGSGFIPADDLKSDVLPLIKSAGKYGGIMLWSKYYDDQDGYSSSVKSDV, from the coding sequence ATGGCTACTAGGTCATCTCTGCTGCAACTGTTGGTCGTGGCAGTAGCCGCGGCGCAGTTTTTCGGGTCGGAAGCCGGCGGCATTTCCATCTACTGGGGTCAGAATGGTGGAGAGGGCACGCTGGCTGCAACCTGCGCCACTGGCAACTACAAATTTGTCAACATCGCCTTCCTTTCCCACTGCGTCCCAACCAACGGCGGGTGCGCTAGTCTAAGTTCCGACGTCAAGTCATGCCAGAGCAACGGCGTCAAGGTCATGCTCTCCATCGGTGGCGGAGCAGGCGGTTACTACCTTTCCTCGTCCCAGGACGCTAAGAATGTCGCGACGTACCTGTGGAACAACTTCTTAGGAGGTACGTCATCTTCGCGGCCTCTCGGTGATGCAGTCCTCGATGGCATCGACTTCGATATCGAGGGCGGTACACCCCTGCACTGGGACGATCTTGCAAGGTTCCTAAAAGGGTATAGCAACTCCGGCAGGAGAGTGTACTTGACTGCCGCGCCACAGTGCCCTTTCCCTGATGCATGGGTGGGAGGCGCCCTCAACACCGGTCTCTTTGACTATGTGTGGGTGCAGTTCTACAACAATGCTCCTTGCCAATATACTTCAGGAAGCACTTCCAATCTAGCTGATTCATGGAAGCAGTGGTTGACAGTTCCTGCAAAGCAGATCTTCCTCGGTCTCCCGGCATCACCTGAGGCTGCTGGGAGCGGGTTCATCCCGGCTGATGACCTAAAGTCGGATGTTCTCCCATTGATCAAGAGTGCGGGGAAGTATGGTGGGATCATGTTGTGGTCCAAGTATTATGATGACCAGGATGGCTATAGCTCTTCGGTGAAGAGTGATGTTTGA